The following proteins are encoded in a genomic region of Pseudorca crassidens isolate mPseCra1 chromosome 5, mPseCra1.hap1, whole genome shotgun sequence:
- the LOC137224601 gene encoding trefoil factor 2-like translates to MGVRCTRLLAALLLLGLCALGGAQKPDPCQCSRVSTKNRLNCGFPGISSDQCFSASCCFDSSIPGVPWCFKPLPKQESEECVMEVSARKNCGYPGISPEECASRKCCFSDTIPQVPWCFFPLSVQDCHY, encoded by the exons ATGGGGGTCCGCTGCACCCGGCTCCTGGCTGCGCTCCTTCTGCTAGGGCTGTGTGCCCTGGGGGGGGCCCAGAAACCTG ATCCCTGCCAATGCTCACGCGTGAGCACCAAGAACAGGTTGAACTGCGGCTTCCCGGGCATCTCCAGCGACCAGTGCTTCTCCGCCAGCTGCTGCTTCGACTCCAGCATCCCCGGGGTCCCCTGGTGTTTCAAGCCCCTCCCCAAGCAAG AGTCGGAGGAGTGTGTCATGGAGGTCTCAGCGCGCAAGAACTGCGGCTACCCAGGCATCAGCCCCGAGGAGTGCGCCTCTAGGAAGTGCTGCTTCTCCGACACCATCCCCCAAGTGCCCTGGTGCTTCTTCCCGCTCTCCGTGCAAG ACTGTCATTATTAA